TTCATAGACAGGGATAGTGTACTCTGCCGCACCGAACCAGGCGGTCTGGCCGCCGATTGGATCTCGGTTTTCGTCTTTCGGGCCGACCCTCCGGAATTTGAACGCGCGCAGGGTGCGGGCGCCGCCGAGGTAGAGCCGTTCGAAAACCGGTACGTCCTCAGCGTCGCCGTGAGGCTCGACGACCGACGTCCACAGGCGAAGGTTGAACACGTGGTCGTACCACAGGGGCACGAAGGTGGACACCTGTGCCTCGACGTTGTACACGTCCACATCGCCTCCGAGGGGGCCTCCGGCGTACATGCCCCCGAGGCTTGAGCGCGTGCCGCGAGTGGGAATGAACGCGCTGTCCCGTGAATCGCGAACCACGGACGCATTCAGCGAGCTCTTGAGATAGTCACCGGCCTGCGATTGGAAAAACTCCGACGCATCCGCATCCACATTGTGGATCTTGATATTCTCAAGGCCGTAGGAAAGATTGAACCGCGTAAACGCATCCAGCGGCACGCCGATCCCGACCTCGCCCCCGGTCTCCCGCTGTTCATAGACGCGGCTGAGGTAACTGCGGTTTCTCCGGTACAAATTAACAGTCAGCGCCAACCGCCGGTCAAACAGCCACGGCTCCGTGAAGGTCAGCTCGAGGTCATTCCGCTTCGTGCCGGCCGTCCCCCGGAGCCGCAACTTCTGTCCGCCCCCGACCGGCGGCCAGTTGAAGAGATCGAAATTCCCCTGCGACAACTCGGCAAACCCGATCAGATCATCCACGCTTGAGAAACCGGCGCCGATCAGGAACTGGCCGGTCCGGCGCTCCTCGACATTGATGGCCAGGTCGACGAGATTCGTGGTGGGTGTGTCGACCGGTTCCGCTGCGACGAGGTCGAAATAGCCGAGGTTTCTGAGGCGCAGCTCGGTGTTTCGGACGCGCACATCGTTGTAGACGTCCCCGGGCAGGACCGTCACTTCTCGGCGAATGACCTTGTCCTTCGTGCGCGTGTTTCCGCGAATCACAACATCCCGCACCCGAACCGGCTCACCCTCTTCGCGCACCGCGATCTCGACATCGACAACCGGCTCCTCTTGGCGAGGTGAAACCGAGGATTGGATCTCGCTGCGGATGTAGCCCCGACTGCCATAGAAATCGCGAACCGCCTGGTGGGCGCGGTTGAGCGCCGTTTGGGTGGCGACATCATTCGGTCGATTCGTAACCGTGCGCCGGACGTCCTCGATCGGGAATTTTTTAGGGCCAACCACGCGAATCTCGCCGAATCGATACCGAGGCCCCGTCTCGACCGGGATGAGGATGTCGATCTTCTTTTCTCCGACTCGTTCCAGGACCGGATCCCCGACTTTTGCGTCCAGGAAGCCGCGGTCGCGCAATTCGCGGCGAACCGTCTCAAGGTCCGCGTCCAGCTCGTCTGGCTTATAGGTGCCGGCTCCCGTCAGCCAGGAAAAGATGTTTGACTGCCGCTGTTTCATCGGGCGCCGCAGATCGTGACCCGTGACCGGAGGGCGGTCAAAAAACCAGGGAAAGATGGCGCGGGCGGCGCGCTCCGCGCGTCCGGGGTCCGGAAGATCACCGAACCGGATTCGGCGGATTCTCGCACGGGGCCCTTCTTTCACCTGAACGATCACATCGGCGGTTCCGGCAATCTCATCCTCGCGGATCGTCCACGAGAGGCTGGCATCCGGAAATAATTTCTTCTGATAGTGTTCCTGGACGGCCTTTGCCCTAAGCGCAAGTACAGCGTCGTCCACCAGGTCTCCTGGGCCGAGGGCAAGCAGTTCCCGAACCTTCGCATTGCCTATTTCGTCAGCCCCTTCAATTCGGATCAGGCGGATCCGTGGCTTGCTGCGCACCTGGTAGATCACAGCTACGCCGCCGGGCGCATCTTCCACATCCGCCGCCACATACGCGAACCGGCCCGATTGCTGAAGTGCACGAACATCTCGCGCCAGCGCGGCGCGCGTAAGCTCATCGCCGACCTTGACACTAATGAAGGACCGGACAACAGCCTCATCGACAGGCCCGCCTCCGCGCCGTTCAATGCGGATTTCGCGGATCTCCGCGCCGAAGGCGGGGGCGCCGGCGATCGCGCAGCCAACCC
This genomic interval from Kiritimatiellia bacterium contains the following:
- the bamA gene encoding outer membrane protein assembly factor BamA, which translates into the protein MKRWGTALWALWVGCAIAGAPAFGAEIREIRIERRGGGPVDEAVVRSFISVKVGDELTRAALARDVRALQQSGRFAYVAADVEDAPGGVAVIYQVRSKPRIRLIRIEGADEIGNAKVRELLALGPGDLVDDAVLALRAKAVQEHYQKKLFPDASLSWTIREDEIAGTADVIVQVKEGPRARIRRIRFGDLPDPGRAERAARAIFPWFFDRPPVTGHDLRRPMKQRQSNIFSWLTGAGTYKPDELDADLETVRRELRDRGFLDAKVGDPVLERVGEKKIDILIPVETGPRYRFGEIRVVGPKKFPIEDVRRTVTNRPNDVATQTALNRAHQAVRDFYGSRGYIRSEIQSSVSPRQEEPVVDVEIAVREEGEPVRVRDVVIRGNTRTKDKVIRREVTVLPGDVYNDVRVRNTELRLRNLGYFDLVAAEPVDTPTTNLVDLAINVEERRTGQFLIGAGFSSVDDLIGFAELSQGNFDLFNWPPVGGGQKLRLRGTAGTKRNDLELTFTEPWLFDRRLALTVNLYRRNRSYLSRVYEQRETGGEVGIGVPLDAFTRFNLSYGLENIKIHNVDADASEFFQSQAGDYLKSSLNASVVRDSRDSAFIPTRGTRSSLGGMYAGGPLGGDVDVYNVEAQVSTFVPLWYDHVFNLRLWTSVVEPHGDAEDVPVFERLYLGGARTLRAFKFRRVGPKDENRDPIGGQTAWFGAAEYTIPVYEKLRFALFYDIGYVYREPYEWDFSTYNSDWGVGLRIDFPAFPLRFDYAWPIETDPDDRRRSGRFQFMIGYSL